In the genome of Xanthomonas hortorum pv. pelargonii, the window TTGACCGGCGTGCCACCGGCCTTGCTGTCATGCACGGCGTCTTCGACGAAGCGCAACTGGGTGTCCACTTCCGGCAGCGAGCGCGCCAGCATTGCGCGTGCCATAGCCGAATCGCCCAGCATCCAGGCGCCCATGCGGCTGCCGGCAAAGCCGCTCATGAACTGCGAGAACGGCGTGGCCGGCTTCTCGACATAGCGCACGCGGAACTTGCCCTTGCTCAACTTTGCCCGATCGGCCGCATCGGCCACTGCCTCCTGCATGCCGCCGAACGCATCCACCAGGCCGTGCTGCTTGGCCTGCGCCCCGCTCCACACGCGACCACGGGCGACCTTGTCGATGGCGTCCACCGACTGGTGACGCGCCTGCGCCACCTTGCCGGTGAAGTCGGCATAGCCCTTGTTGATCACCGCCTGGATGACCTGGCCGGCGGCCGGATCCAGCGGACGGGTGATGTCGAAGGCACCGGCAAACCGCGTGGTGCCCACACCATCGGTATGCACGCCGATCTTGTCGAGGGCGCGGGTCAGATTCGGCACCATGCCGAATATGCCGATCGAGCCGCTGATGGTCGACGGGTCGGCATAGATGCGATCGGCATTCATGCTGATCCAGTAACCGCCCGAGGCGGCCAGATCGCCCATCGAGACCACTACCGGCTTGCCGGCCTGCTTGAGCGCGACCACTTCGCGACGGATCTGCTCGGAGGCGAACACTTCGCCGCCGGGCGAATCCACCCGCAGCACCACCGCCTTGACCTCTTCATCGTCACGCGCCTGACGCAACAACGCGGCAGTCGATTCGCCACCGATGCGGCCGGCCGGCTGCTCGCCACCGCTGATCTCGCCAGCGGCCACTACCACGGCCACCTGCGGGCGGCTGTCCATGGACCGCCGCGCCTGCAACTGGGTGAGATAGCTGGCGAAATCGATGTTGCGGAAGCCGGCATCGGCATCGCTGTCGGCCACGCCGCGCTTGGTCAGCAAGGCATCGACTTCTTCGCGGGTCTTGAGCCCGTCGACCAGCTTCTGCTGCAGCGCGAACTTGGCCAGGTCGCCACCGGTGGCGGCCACGCCTTCGGGCAGCGTATCGATGCCGGCGGTCAGCTGCGCCGGGCTCAGCTTGCGCGCGGTACCGACGTCAGCCAGGTAGCGCTGCCACACGTCGTTCATCCAGAACAGATCCGCTTCCTTGGCGTCGGCCGAGGCCGCGTCGAGGATGTACGGCTCGGCCGCGGACTTGTACTCGCCCACGCGGAACAGATGCACATCCACGCCCAGCTTGTCCTGCAGGCCTTCGCGGAAATACTGGCGATAGCGGCCAAGACCTTCCAGCAGCACGCTGCCCATCGGGTCGAGATAGACCTCGTTGGCCTGCGCGGCCAGCAGGTACTGGCCCTGGCTCATGCTCTCGCTGAAAGCCACGATCTGCTTGCCGGAGGCGCGCAGCTTCTGTAACGCCGCGGCGACTTCGCGCTGCGAGGCGAAACCGGAGGGCTGAAACTTGTCCAGGTTCAACAGCACCCGTTCGATCTTGCGATCCTTGCCGGCCGCCTCGATCACCCGCACCAGGTCGCGCAGCTGCACTTCTTCGGCGCTCTTGTCGCCGACTGCCTTGGCCAGCGAACGGCTCACCGGGTCGGCGCTGAACTGCTCGACCAGGGTGCCTTCCGGGTTGATCACCAGCGTGGTGCGCTCGGCCAGCGGCTTGGTGCCGTCGCCACGCGCGATCGCCACCACAAACAGCAGCAGCATCAGGAACAAAAAGCCGAAAAACGCCAGGTTGAAGATCAGGCGCCGGGTGAAATTCATCACATCCCACAGGCCAACGAAGAAACTGGCGATGGGATTGCGACGCACGGGGTGGTTCATGGAAAACTCCGTCGAAATGACGCTGCATGCAAGTAATGCTGCCCAGCATACCGGCTGCGCAGCACGCACGGCATGCGCTGGAAGTCAGGGGGTCGCGTCGGCAGTCAGGCGCCGGCTGGTCTGGCGGAAACGCAGGCCCATCAGGATCGACGCCACGGTCAGGCCCAGAATCAAGCCGATCCACATGCCTTGCGGGCCCCAGCCAAGTCCCAGGCCGAGCCCGGCGCCGATCGGCATGCCCACGCCCCAATACGAGAACATCGCCAGGAACATCGGCACACGGGTGTCCTTGAGCCCACGCAGCGCGCCGCTGGAGAGCACCTGGATGCCGTCGGGAAACTGGAACGTGGCCGCGTACAGCAGCAGCACCGAGGCCAACGCCGCCACCGCCACATCGTCGGTGTAGACACTCACGATGGCGTCGTGGCCCAGCAACAGCACGCTGGCCGACAATGCCTGGGTGCCCAGCACGATGGCGTAGCCGGCCCAGGCCGCACGCCGCATGCCGAGCGGATCACCACGCCCCACCGCATGCCCGACCCGCACGGTGGTGGCCTCGGCCACGCCCATCGGGATCATGAAGCACAGCTGCGCAACGTTGATCGCAATCTGGTGCGCCGCCGCTTCGGTGGAGCCGAGCCGGCCGATCAGCAAGGCGGTGACGATGAACAGCCCGCCTTCCATCAACACGGTGATGCCGATCGGCAGGCCGGTACGCAACAGATCGCCGATGGCGCGCCAGCGCGGCCCTTCCAGATGGGTGAACAACTGCAGATGCGCGAAGCGGCGCGAGCGCCACAGATACAGCGCAAACGCGAGTGCCTGCACCCACATGGTGATCGCCGAGGCCATACCCAGGCCCTGCGCACCGTGCTCGGCAAAACCGAATTTGCCGTAGGTCAGCGCATAGCCCAGCGGCGCCAGCACCAGCAGGCCGCCAAAACCCAGCAACATGGTCGGCAGCGTCCAGTGCATGCCTTCGCTGAGATAGCGCATGCAGAAGTAGAACGTCAGCGCTGGCCCGCCCCAGCGCACCGCATGCAGGAAGTCGGTCGCCCCCGGCACGATGTCCGGCGCAATCCCGAAGGTGGGCAGCAGCGGCGGTACCGCGCTCAGGAAGGCGAACATCACCGCGCCCAGGCCGAGCGATAACCACAACGCCTGGCGGAACAACGGGCCGATCTCGCGCTCGCGGCCGGCACCGACCAGTTGCGAGACCGAAGCGGTCAACGAGATCAGCGTGCCGATCGGCACCAGCATCGGCAGCCACAACAGCGAGGTGCCGATGGTGACTGCGGCCAACGTGGCGGTGCCGTGGTGGCCGGCGATGACGTTGTCGACAAAGCCAATGAGGCCGGTAGAGACGTGGCCGAGCACCAGCGGCAGCGCGAGCAGGCCGGTGGTACGCACTTCCGCAGCGAAGCCTGGCGTCGCGGACGTGGGTGCAGAAGAAACAGACATGACAAACCGATCGCTGCGCGGACTACGGCCGTGCCGGGAGGCGCTGGCACCGGGTCGCGCGGGGCCGACATCTTACCCGCACTGTGCGACGTGGGTCAGTCAGCCTCCCATGCGCCATCGGCGCGTGGACGCGCGACGGTGCGTTGACCGTTTCGACAGCGAGGGTTTCGACATCACCGCGCCAGTTGCCGCTTCAACCATGCATTGCGCGTTGCAGGCGCCTCGGCCAGCAAGGCATCGCGCAGGGCATCGCGCTCCTGCGGCGGGGTGCGTTGTGCCAGCAATGCCAACTGCTCCAGTTGCCCGGCATCCAGGCTGCGCAACACGCTCAAGAGCGCGTCGCGCTGTGCCGGCGGTACGTAGCCGATCAACGGCTGCAACGGGGAATAGAACGCGCCCAGCTGCGAGCCCAGGCGCCAGCCATCGCGATGCAGGCGATCCATCACGGTGAACTGCGTGCGCAGTGCGCGCTGCTGGTCTTCGGGCAAGGCACGCAGACGCTCGCGTGCCTGCCGCAGCACCACCCGATCGGTGGCGGTAAGCCCTTTCCACGCGGCATAGCGGGCGCGCAGCTCGGCCTGCTGTGCAGGCGTCAAGGCGTCCCAGCGCGCGCGTTGCTGTGCGGCGCTCGGGGTCGCGGAAGTTGGAGCTGCGGGCGTTGAAGTCGCGGAAGTCGAGACTGCAGGCGTCGCGGCGCTGGACGGTGCGGCAACGCTGCCTTCTTCCAACGGCGTCGGTAAGGCTTGCGCACCGGCCAAGTCGATAGCGGCGCACAACAGCAACCCGTACCACTTAATTGTCGTCATCGACGGTCTCCATCGGGGCGGCAGGCTGATCGGCGGCGGTGGCATGCGCAGCGGATTCGTCGGCCGGCACCGGATGGCCGGCCGCATACCATGCGTAGAAGTCCGCCGAGCGCGCCAGTTCCAGATCCGGGTCGGCCAGCATCGCCTGGTCGCGCGGGTCCATGGCGGGGGCTGCCGCTGCGTCCGGCAGGTCGGCGGCGGGAAGTTCTTCCACCAGCACCGGCGCGGCGTCGGTGACATGCAACACACCGGCCGGCGCCTGCGAGACCGGCTCGGGTCGCAGTGCGGGCCGGCGATGGGTCCACCACCAGCCCAGCACCGCGAGCAACAGTGCCAACGCCAGCACGGCCAGCACGATGCCGGCGTGGCGGCGCGAGATCCGCGGCCAATGCCACTGACGGGCGCGGCGCGCACGTGGCGCCGCCGGACGACGCGGCTCGGCAGCGGCGACCACGGGCGCTACCGCCGCCGGCTGCAGCGGCATGCCGGCCAGGGCCGAATCGCGGAGTTGCCCCAGTCGACTCACCTGGGCCGGGGTGAGTTCGCGCAACTCCTGCTGCGCCGCCTCGGCCAGCACCCGCCAGGCCTGCGCGTCCGGATTGCCGGCCGCATCGCGCGGGCAGGCGCGAGCCAGCGACTGCCGGTACGCCGCCACGTCGATGCCCTGTACCTCGCTGGCGGGCTCTTCTTCCAGCCCGGCCACGATACGCAGCAGCAGCGCCAGCCGGTCGGCGGTCTGCATCCGCCCCAGCGCGGTGAACGGGGGCAGCCAAGTGCCCGGCATGGGCTCGCGCCGCAACGGCGGGGCAGCTGCCAACAGGCTCCAGAAGCGCATCGGCCAGCCGGCCATCGGGCGTCCTGCCGCCTGGCTGCTGAAGGCACGTAGCGCCGCAGCCAGGGCCCGCTCGGCCGCCGCAACATCGCCGCATTGCAGTTGCGCGAGCACCAGACCCCGGCGTTCGACACCGCGCAGGAAGGCTGACAGCGCGGCAGGGGTGACAGGGGCGTCGGGGACTACGGTCATGAGAACTCCAGCATCGGCCGGCATGATACCGACGCAACTGGCCCCCGCCGATGGCTTGACAGATCGAGACGGCCTTGCTCCGCCCTCGCCTTGGCCGCGACCGCCACCCGTGCGGGTTGTGCACAGCGGCAGACATACCGATACGCAGACGTCTGTCAACTGTTGATTTTTCTTTGTTGCAATCGTGTTTCACGCCTAAAGCATTGATATTGATAGACTTATCTGTGTTGGCTAAAAAATGTCCAAGAGGTTGCAGAGGCTAGTGAATCCGCCTTCAACGCGTGGAGCACGAGACTAATTCACAGGTTTATCCACAGGCAGTGTGGATAAACCGGTTTCCTTAACCCTCACATAGGTTTACGTCGTATTTATCACTTGTGTCACAGAAACGCGCCCTAAGACGAGGTGCCGATTTGGGGCGATCTGATACCCGACTGCCGGCCTCTGGACAGGGTCGGTAGACTGACCGGATGTCTTCGACCGTCGCCACCCTGCGCGTCGCCCTGCCGGTGCCGCTACCCCAACTGTTCGACTATCTGCCTCCGGCCGACGCGCCGCTGACCGATCCGGCGCGGGTCGGCTGCCGGGTGCGGGTGCCGTTCGGGCCACGCGAGCTGGTCGGGGTGGTGGTGGAGATCGGGCAGCTGACGTCGGCCGAGGGGCTGCGCCCGGCGCTGGCGTGGTGCGACGACGCCCCGCTGCTGGTCGAGGAGCTGGCCCGCTCGCTGCACTGGCTGGCGCGCTACACCCACGCACCGCTTGGCGAAACCCAGGCCAGCGCGCTGCCCGGCCCGTTGCGCCGTGGCGAACCGCTGGCCGATACCCATGCCTGGGCCTGGCAGCTGACCGAGACCGGGCGCACCGGCGCTGCCGGTCTGCGCGCAGGCAGCCGCCCAGCCTTGCTCGCAGCCCTGCTGCTCACCGGTGCGGTGGGCGAAGAACAGTTGGACCCGTTGCTGCCGCAATGGCGCGAGGCCGCGCGCAGTCTGGCCAAGCGCGACTATGTCGAGCGCGTGGCGGTGCCCGCCGACGCCATCCCGCCGCGCCCCGGCAGTGGCCCGCAGCTCAACGACGAGCAACAGGCCGCCGCAGCCGCCGTCCGCGCACACACCGGCTTTGCCACCTATCTACTCGATGGCGTCACCGGCAGCGGCAAGACCGAGGTCTATCTGCAGGCGATCGCCGACTGCCTTGCCGCCGGACGCCAGGCGCTGGTGCTGGTGCCGGAAATCGGCCTGACCCCGCAGACGCTGGGCCGCTTCCGCGCCCGCCTGGGCGTGCCCGTACATGCGCTGCACTCGGGCCTGTCCGATGGCGAACGCGCCCGCGTGTGGGCGGCGGCCTGGCGTGGCGAGGCCAAACTGATCGTCGGCACCCGCTCGGCGATCTTCATTCCGCTGCCCAAGGCCGGCCTGATCGTGGTCGATGAAGAACACGACGGCAGCTACAAGCAGCAGGACGGCATCCGCTACCACGCCCGCGACTTCGCGCTGGTGCGCGGCAAGGCGCTGGATGTGCCGGTGATTTTGGGCAGCGCCACGCCATCGCTGGAAAGCCTGCACAACGCCTATTCCGGCCGCTACCAGCATCTGCGCCTGTCGCGTCGGGCCGGCGAGGCGCGTCCGCCGCGCGTGCGCGTGCTCGATGTGCGCAAGCGTCCGCTCAAGGACGGCCTGTCGCCGGAGGTGCTGGCCGGCATCGGCGCCACCCTGGCGCGCGGCGAGCAGGTACTGGTGTTCAAGAACCGCCGCGGCTACGCGCCGGTGCTGCTGTGTCACGACTGCGGCTGGACCGCCGCCTGCCAACGCTGCAGCACGCCGCTGCACCAGACCCCGATGACCGTGCACGCCGGCGGCCGCCGCCTGCAATGCCATCACTGCGGCGCGCGCCAATCCGCACCGCTGGCCTGCCCGGCCTGCGCCAGTCTGGCGCTGCAGCCGCAAGGCATCGGCACCGAGCGGCTGGAAGAACGCCTGACCGAGGCGTTCCCGGAGTTTCCGGTGGTGCGTATCGATCGCAGCACCACCCAGCGCCGCGATGCGCTGGAAACCCAACTCGCCCGGCTCGGTACCGAAGCCGGCATCCTGGTGGGCACGCAGATCCTGGCCAAGGGCCACGACCTGCCACGGCTGACCATGGTGGTGGTGGTCGGCATCGACGAAGGCCTGTTTTCGGCCGACTTCCGCGCCGCCGAGAAACTCTCCCAACAACTGATCCAGGTGGCAGGACGCGCCGGGCGTGCAGACCGCCCTGGCGAGGTCTGGTTACAGACCCACCACCCGGAACATCCCTTGCTGCAGACGCTTGTCAACGGCGGTTACCACGCCTTCGCCGATGCCGAACTGCAACAGCGCGAAGCGGCGGGATTTCCACCCTTCGCGCATCTGGCGCTGTTCCGCGCCGAGGCCAAGGACGTGGCGGCCGCCAATCAGTTTTTGATGGCAGTGCGTGGATTGACCACGTCAGACACCACGACGCAATCGCCCGCGTTTGCCGCAGTGGAATGCTACGGCCCGATGCCCGCACCGATGCCGCGCCGCGCCGGTTTCCAGCGCACGCAGCTGTTGTTGTCTGCGCAACAGCGCTCGGCCTTGCACCGTTTGCTCGATGCGCAACTGCCGGCCATCTACGCATTGCCGCAGGCGCGCCGCGTGCGCTGGTCGCTGGATGTGGACCCGATTGATCTGTATTAGGGCCTGTTAACACTAATGGCCCGAGCGATTAAACTATTGGGCATGGAGATCACGCCAGCACAATTTTCTCTGATCGAACACTGCCTGCCGGCGCAGCGCAGCAATGTCAGCATGACCAACCTGCAAGTGGTCAACGCCATCCTTTACGTTGCCGAGCATGGCTGCAAATGGCGCGGCCTACCCAAGCGCTTTGGCAACTGGCATACGGTCTACACACGCATGAACCGTTGGGCCAAGGCGGGTGTGCTGGACCGGATGTTCGCCCAATTGCAGAAGTCCCAGATCGTGCGCATCAAGATCGAAGCAGTCTCGCTGGACTCCACCAGCGTCAAGGTCCATCCCGATGGCACGGGTGCATTAAAAAAAACGGCCCGCAGGCCGTCGGCAAGTCTCGCGGTGGATGGAACACCAAGATTCATATGGTTGCCGCAGATGCTCGAACAGCCATCACCTTTGGATTGACGCCTGGCAACGTGCATGACGCACCTGCAGGCCGCGCGTTGCTTGAACACCTGGGGCCAGTGGAGCGGCCGATTCATTTGTTGATGGACCGTGCTTACGAAGGCAACGAAACCCGCCAGTTGGCGCTCGATCTTGGCTTCGTGCCGGTGGTCCCGCCGAAATCCAATCGGGTCGAGCCTTGGGAATACAACCGGGAGATGTACAAGCGGCGTAACGAAGTGGAGAGACTGTTCCGTCGCTTGAAAGGCTACCGCCGGATTTTCTCGCGCTTCGAGAAGCTGGATGTCATGTTCCTTGGATTCCTCAGCTTCGTCCTAGTCGTTGATGGGCTTCGGATGTGTTAACAGGCCCTAGTGCAGGGCCTGTCGAACACGCGGCTGCAGCCAGACTCACGTTTTGCGCGCTGTGCCCAGGTCCTTGATCGCGCATGGCGTGATCTTTTGTAGGAGCGCACCTGGGCGCGATGCGGCATTACCGGCACTGCCATCGCGCACGGGTGCGCTCCTACAAACAAACGCGAGCCAACAGGCCGCGCGTGTCCTCACGCTTTTGTAGGAGCGCGCTTGCGCGCGATGGGGCATTGCCGGGAATGCCCTCGCGCACAAGTGCGCTCCTACAAACAACGCCAGACCAGCAGACCGCGCGATGTACGAGGCCCACTTCTTTGCAAGCAGCGTTTGATGTCGTCGACGCGTGTGGTGCCTGCAATGAATCACGCCGGCCTGAGCGGAGACCTGAAACTCACGTCAGCGCCGTCATCACTCCACGCTGGTACGCGGGCCGCGCGCGCAAGCGCTGATACCACGCCTGCAGGTGCGGCAACTCGGGTCGGTCGATCGGCATTTCGAACCAGGCGTAGATAAAGCTGCCGAGCGGAATATCGCCCATCGCGAACTGTTCGCCGGACAGATACGGCTGTTGCGCCAATACCGCATCGGCGCGTGCAAGCAGTTCGCCTGAGCGCATCAAAGCAGCGGCGATGCGTGCGTGATCGCGCTCGGCCTCGGCGGTGCGCAGCACGCCCCAGAATAGATCGCGAAACACGCCGGCAAATGTCGAGGTGGTCCAGTCCATCCAGCGATCGCCCAGCGCGCGTTCGGCCGGCGATTGCGGATACAGGGCCGGCGCATAACGCGCGGCCAGATAACGCACGATCGCGTTGGACTCCCACAGCACCAACTCGCCATCCTGCAGCGTCGGCACCACGCCGTTCGGATTCAACGCGCGATACGCGGGCGTGTCGTTACCACCGAAGGCGCCGCCCACTTCGATCGATGTGTAGGGCACTGCGGCTTCTTCGGCGCACCACAACACCTTGCGCACATTGCTGGAATTGCGGCGCCCCCATAACGTGATCGTTGGTGTCTGCGTGGTGGGCTGCGTTGCAGCGGGTGCCATGGTCATTTCCCTGCCGCCGGCTTGGACGTCGCGCGCGCCGCGGGCTTCGCAGCGGAGGCTTGCGCTGATCCAGCAGCAGCGGGCTGCGCAGCCTTCGCTCGCCCGCCCTTGGGTGCATCGCGTAGCCACAACGCTTGCTCGTCCTGCTTGATCTCGAACAAGCCGATCGCGCGCACCAGATCGCTGAGCTTGCGGTAGCCGTAGTTGCGCGGATCGAACGAGGCCTGGTTGGCCACCTGCTTGCCCACCGCACTCAGCAGCGCCCAGCCATCGTCTTCGCGGGCACTGTCGATCGCGTTGCGCAGCATCTGCACCAGACGCGTATCGCTACGCAACGCCGTGGCGTCCTTGCGCCCGGCAGCGGTGTCGCCGGCTGCTGCCGCCTGCTCGCCCAGCGCTTCGACATAGGTGAACTTGGAGCAGGCATTGACGAACGGCGCCGGGGTTTTCTTCTCGCCGAAGCCGTACACCTTCATGCCATCGGTGAGCAGACGCATCACCAGCGGGGTGAAATCCGCATCGCTGGACACGATGGCAAACCCATCCAGATTGCGCGCGTACAACAGGTCCATCGCGTCAATCACCATCGCCATGTCCGAGGCGTTTTTGCCCGAGCTATAGGCAAATTGCTGGATCGGCCGGATCGCATAATCGTGCAGCGCCGCTTCCCAGTTTTTCAGGTGCGGGCTCTTCCAGTTGCCGTAGGCGCGGCGCACATTGGCCACACCGTAGCGCGCCACTTCGGCCAGCACCACGTCGATCTTGCCGGCCGGCGCGTTGTCGGCATCGATCAGCAAGGCGATGCGTTTGTCGGGGTTGTCGATCATGCTCATTGCTCCCAGGAATCGGCAGAGTCGGTTTCGGTATTTTCAGCAGTTGCGCCCGGCAACGCGTATTCGCTGCCATCGCGCATGGTGAGCGTCCCGTTGGTCAGCGTCTCGCTTTCTGCCCCGGCGCTGACCCAGGTGGCATGCACCCGCCCCGCGCCACGATCGCCTTCCACATTGAAGACAAAATCATCGCCGCCCGGCGCAAGACCGGTGCGATACAGATCCACCCGCATCGTGTGGATCTGGCCGATCCGCTCCTGCACCACCGCATCGTCCTGCAGCGCGGTGCGCGCCTGATCGGCGAACAGCGACCAGCCGGTGACGATCAACCAGCCAAGCGCCCCGAGCACCAGCATGACGAACAGCGTCGCGCAGCCGGCAAGGCCGATCAGGCCGATCGCGACCCCGCTGAGCCGTTTTCGGACGGGACGCACTGCAGGTGCGGACGGCGCTGCGGCAGACGAAGAGAAAGAGGATGGCGATAGCGGCGGAGGTGACACTTGCGGCAAGGGCGGTGGCAACGACGACATGCGGTGACCGGATCGACTGGATGCGACATGATGCCGCAGGCGGGCCGAATTCAGGCGTCATGTTCATTGCAGATACGGCATGCTGATGAGCCCGCGTCGCATTCCATCGGACCTGACGATGACTTCTTCTCCCTCCCAAGCTCCACTGCATCTGGTCGTGGTCGGTGGCGGTTTTGCCGGCTTATGGGCAACTCGCGCGCTCGACGATCCCGGCATCCGCATCACCCTGATCGACCGCCAGAATCATCACCTGTTCCAGCCGCTGCTGTATCAGGTTGCCACCGCCGGCCTGTCGGCACCGGATATCGCCGCGCCGCTGCGCCACATCCTGCGCGAGCAGCGCAATGTCGAAGTGCTGCTTGGCGATGTGGCCGAAATTGCTCCAACCCGTCGCGAAGTGGTGCTCGCCGATGGCAACACGCTCGGCTACGACATGCTGCTGCTGGCCACCGGCGCCACCCATGCCTACTTCGGCAACGATCACTGGGCCGAGCATGCGCCCGGCCTGAAAACGCTCTACGACGCGCTGGTGCTGCGGCGCAAATTGCTGCTGGCCTTCGAGCGCGCCGAAGCCGAATCCGACCCCGCCGCACGCGCCGCCTGGCTCAGCTTTGCAGTGGTCGGCGGCGGTCCGACCGGCGTGGAACTGGCTGGCACGCTGGCCGAAATCGCCCGCCACACGCTCAAGGACGAGTTCCGCCACATCGATCCGCAACAGGCGCGCGTGCGTCTGGTCGAAGCCGGCCCGCGCGTGCTGCCCTCATTCCCGGAAGATCTCACCGACAAGGCGCGCAAGCAGCTGGAACGCCTGGGCGTGGAAGTGCACACCGGTACGCCGGTGACGCATATCGACGCGCTGGGCTATCAACTCGGCGACACCTTCGTGCCCGCGCGTACCGTCGTCTGGGCGGCCGGCGTGGCCGCCTCGCCGCTGGCGCGTACGCTGGGCGTGCCGCTGGATCGCGCCGGTCGCGTACTGGTGCAGCCGGACCTGAGCGTGCCCGGCCATCCGGAAATCTTCGTCGGCGGCGATCTGGCCTCGGTACAGCAGGACGGCCGCCCGGTGCCGGGCGTGGCGCCGGCGGCAAAGCAGATGGGCAAGCACATCGCCAAGGCGATCCGCGCGCGCCATCGCGGCCAGGCCACGCCGGCCTTCCGCTATCAGGACTACGGCAATCTGGCCACCATCGGCCGCATGGCCGCCATCGTGCATGTGGGCAAGCTCAAGCTCTCCGGCATTGTCGCCTGGTGGTTCTGGCTGGCCGCGCACGTGTACTTCCTGATCGGCTTCCGCAACCGCTTCGTGGTGCTGGTGAACTGGGCAATGGCGTACTGGAGCTACCAGCGCGCCGCACGCATCATCTTCGGCGGCGCAACCGACGACCCGCTGCCCAACAGCAAAGACGGATGACAGTGCGACGGGCGGTGCGCGATGCTGTGCCGCCCGTTCCCACTGCGGCGCTGTGACCACTCTCCTGTTCCTGCTGGATCTGCTCGGCACCTTCGTGTTCGCTCTCAGCGGCGCGACCGTGGCGGTGCGCAACCGTCTGGATCTGTTCGGCGTGTTGGTGCTGTCGTGCGCGGCCGCGGTCTCCGGCGGCATCGTGCGCGATGTACTGATTGGCGCCACCCCGCCGGCTGCGTTGGTGCATCCGCAGTATCTGCTCATCGCCTGCCTGGCCGGGATGGCCGGTTTCCGCTGGCATGCCGCGGTGGAACGGCTGCGCAACCCGGTGCAGCTGTTCGACGCAGCCGGGCTGGCCTTGTTTGCGGTCTATGGCACCAGCAAGGCGCTGGACTATCAGCTCAG includes:
- a CDS encoding primosomal protein N' gives rise to the protein MSSTVATLRVALPVPLPQLFDYLPPADAPLTDPARVGCRVRVPFGPRELVGVVVEIGQLTSAEGLRPALAWCDDAPLLVEELARSLHWLARYTHAPLGETQASALPGPLRRGEPLADTHAWAWQLTETGRTGAAGLRAGSRPALLAALLLTGAVGEEQLDPLLPQWREAARSLAKRDYVERVAVPADAIPPRPGSGPQLNDEQQAAAAAVRAHTGFATYLLDGVTGSGKTEVYLQAIADCLAAGRQALVLVPEIGLTPQTLGRFRARLGVPVHALHSGLSDGERARVWAAAWRGEAKLIVGTRSAIFIPLPKAGLIVVDEEHDGSYKQQDGIRYHARDFALVRGKALDVPVILGSATPSLESLHNAYSGRYQHLRLSRRAGEARPPRVRVLDVRKRPLKDGLSPEVLAGIGATLARGEQVLVFKNRRGYAPVLLCHDCGWTAACQRCSTPLHQTPMTVHAGGRRLQCHHCGARQSAPLACPACASLALQPQGIGTERLEERLTEAFPEFPVVRIDRSTTQRRDALETQLARLGTEAGILVGTQILAKGHDLPRLTMVVVVGIDEGLFSADFRAAEKLSQQLIQVAGRAGRADRPGEVWLQTHHPEHPLLQTLVNGGYHAFADAELQQREAAGFPPFAHLALFRAEAKDVAAANQFLMAVRGLTTSDTTTQSPAFAAVECYGPMPAPMPRRAGFQRTQLLLSAQQRSALHRLLDAQLPAIYALPQARRVRWSLDVDPIDLY
- a CDS encoding IS5 family transposase (programmed frameshift) — translated: MEITPAQFSLIEHCLPAQRSNVSMTNLQVVNAILYVAEHGCKWRGLPKRFGNWHTVYTRMNRWAKAGVLDRMFAQLQKSQIVRIKIEAVSLDSTSVKVHPDGTGAFKKNGPQAVGKSRGGWNTKIHMVAADARTAITFGLTPGNVHDAPAGRALLEHLGPVERPIHLLMDRAYEGNETRQLALDLGFVPVVPPKSNRVEPWEYNREMYKRRNEVERLFRRLKGYRRIFSRFEKLDVMFLGFLSFVLVVDGLRMC
- a CDS encoding glutathione S-transferase family protein, which produces MTMAPAATQPTTQTPTITLWGRRNSSNVRKVLWCAEEAAVPYTSIEVGGAFGGNDTPAYRALNPNGVVPTLQDGELVLWESNAIVRYLAARYAPALYPQSPAERALGDRWMDWTTSTFAGVFRDLFWGVLRTAEAERDHARIAAALMRSGELLARADAVLAQQPYLSGEQFAMGDIPLGSFIYAWFEMPIDRPELPHLQAWYQRLRARPAYQRGVMTALT
- a CDS encoding DUF3106 domain-containing protein; protein product: MTTIKWYGLLLCAAIDLAGAQALPTPLEEGSVAAPSSAATPAVSTSATSTPAAPTSATPSAAQQRARWDALTPAQQAELRARYAAWKGLTATDRVVLRQARERLRALPEDQQRALRTQFTVMDRLHRDGWRLGSQLGAFYSPLQPLIGYVPPAQRDALLSVLRSLDAGQLEQLALLAQRTPPQERDALRDALLAEAPATRNAWLKRQLAR
- the sppA gene encoding signal peptide peptidase SppA gives rise to the protein MNHPVRRNPIASFFVGLWDVMNFTRRLIFNLAFFGFLFLMLLLFVVAIARGDGTKPLAERTTLVINPEGTLVEQFSADPVSRSLAKAVGDKSAEEVQLRDLVRVIEAAGKDRKIERVLLNLDKFQPSGFASQREVAAALQKLRASGKQIVAFSESMSQGQYLLAAQANEVYLDPMGSVLLEGLGRYRQYFREGLQDKLGVDVHLFRVGEYKSAAEPYILDAASADAKEADLFWMNDVWQRYLADVGTARKLSPAQLTAGIDTLPEGVAATGGDLAKFALQQKLVDGLKTREEVDALLTKRGVADSDADAGFRNIDFASYLTQLQARRSMDSRPQVAVVVAAGEISGGEQPAGRIGGESTAALLRQARDDEEVKAVVLRVDSPGGEVFASEQIRREVVALKQAGKPVVVSMGDLAASGGYWISMNADRIYADPSTISGSIGIFGMVPNLTRALDKIGVHTDGVGTTRFAGAFDITRPLDPAAGQVIQAVINKGYADFTGKVAQARHQSVDAIDKVARGRVWSGAQAKQHGLVDAFGGMQEAVADAADRAKLSKGKFRVRYVEKPATPFSQFMSGFAGSRMGAWMLGDSAMARAMLARSLPEVDTQLRFVEDAVHDSKAGGTPVKSLAYCFCGF
- a CDS encoding MATE family efflux transporter; protein product: MSVSSAPTSATPGFAAEVRTTGLLALPLVLGHVSTGLIGFVDNVIAGHHGTATLAAVTIGTSLLWLPMLVPIGTLISLTASVSQLVGAGREREIGPLFRQALWLSLGLGAVMFAFLSAVPPLLPTFGIAPDIVPGATDFLHAVRWGGPALTFYFCMRYLSEGMHWTLPTMLLGFGGLLVLAPLGYALTYGKFGFAEHGAQGLGMASAITMWVQALAFALYLWRSRRFAHLQLFTHLEGPRWRAIGDLLRTGLPIGITVLMEGGLFIVTALLIGRLGSTEAAAHQIAINVAQLCFMIPMGVAEATTVRVGHAVGRGDPLGMRRAAWAGYAIVLGTQALSASVLLLGHDAIVSVYTDDVAVAALASVLLLYAATFQFPDGIQVLSSGALRGLKDTRVPMFLAMFSYWGVGMPIGAGLGLGLGWGPQGMWIGLILGLTVASILMGLRFRQTSRRLTADATP
- a CDS encoding NYN domain-containing protein, coding for MSMIDNPDKRIALLIDADNAPAGKIDVVLAEVARYGVANVRRAYGNWKSPHLKNWEAALHDYAIRPIQQFAYSSGKNASDMAMVIDAMDLLYARNLDGFAIVSSDADFTPLVMRLLTDGMKVYGFGEKKTPAPFVNACSKFTYVEALGEQAAAAGDTAAGRKDATALRSDTRLVQMLRNAIDSAREDDGWALLSAVGKQVANQASFDPRNYGYRKLSDLVRAIGLFEIKQDEQALWLRDAPKGGRAKAAQPAAAGSAQASAAKPAARATSKPAAGK